One Candidatus Lernaella stagnicola DNA window includes the following coding sequences:
- a CDS encoding radical SAM protein: MRLLLIDPPPPFDVYREAVVAAPACPSLTMAMLAGAAREDGHDVRIADLRMEADPSGEMRRVISRFQPDFIGFSAFTFTFKPALALARVARETAPHARLLLGGVHAQVDTEAAFLDSPFDIVVMGEGEQTLRDLLAGRKPSDVPGVAYRRGKRFIRTNPRELIDNLDALNFPAYELFDLERYNGRQWLWRSERIAMAESSRGCPFDCSFCSSRLVFGRRWRAKSAERVVSEIIHFLDMGFQEIHFQDDGFSTDLDRAKRICELILTSGRRFPWELYNGIRVDRADEEFLELAARAGCYRIRFGVESGDQAVLDAVGKGTRLDQVRRAFSLARKYEIETIALFMFGLPGETVASMEATNRLACELPCDFARASITIPTPGSRLYEQWNDEHRIVSGNWDDFHFHFVGRLLFRHPTLSETEIVSAYRRFYRRFYFRPAYWLDRLRIGLRRGTLWRDVSYFLSKFVLDPLRKRWGA; encoded by the coding sequence ATGCGTTTGTTGCTGATTGATCCGCCGCCGCCCTTTGACGTGTATCGCGAAGCGGTTGTGGCGGCCCCGGCCTGTCCTTCGTTGACCATGGCAATGCTTGCCGGGGCGGCGCGGGAAGACGGCCACGACGTGCGGATTGCCGACTTGCGCATGGAGGCCGATCCGAGCGGGGAAATGCGGCGCGTAATCAGCCGTTTCCAACCGGACTTCATCGGGTTCTCGGCCTTTACGTTCACCTTCAAGCCGGCTCTGGCATTGGCCCGCGTGGCCCGCGAAACGGCGCCGCACGCCCGGCTGTTACTCGGCGGCGTGCACGCCCAGGTGGATACCGAGGCGGCTTTTCTCGATTCGCCGTTTGATATCGTGGTAATGGGCGAGGGCGAGCAAACGCTGCGGGATCTGCTGGCCGGGCGAAAACCCTCCGATGTGCCGGGTGTGGCGTACCGGCGGGGCAAGAGATTTATTCGCACGAATCCGCGAGAACTCATCGACAACCTGGACGCGCTCAATTTCCCGGCGTATGAGCTGTTCGACCTCGAGCGCTATAACGGGCGGCAGTGGCTTTGGCGCTCGGAACGCATCGCCATGGCCGAAAGCAGCCGCGGTTGCCCCTTTGACTGCTCGTTTTGCAGCAGCCGCCTGGTATTCGGCCGCCGCTGGCGCGCGAAAAGCGCCGAGCGCGTGGTGAGCGAAATCATTCACTTTTTAGACATGGGTTTCCAGGAAATCCACTTCCAGGACGACGGTTTCTCGACTGACTTGGATCGCGCGAAACGCATCTGTGAACTTATCCTCACCAGCGGCCGGCGCTTCCCATGGGAACTCTACAACGGGATTCGCGTCGACCGGGCCGACGAGGAATTCCTGGAACTGGCGGCGCGGGCCGGCTGCTACCGTATCCGCTTCGGCGTTGAGTCGGGCGATCAAGCGGTTTTAGACGCTGTAGGCAAAGGCACGCGGCTCGACCAGGTGCGGCGCGCATTCTCCCTGGCCCGTAAGTACGAAATCGAAACCATTGCCCTGTTTATGTTCGGATTGCCCGGCGAAACCGTGGCGAGCATGGAGGCCACAAACCGCTTGGCGTGCGAGTTGCCTTGCGATTTCGCCCGCGCCTCCATCACCATTCCAACCCCGGGCAGCCGGCTTTACGAACAATGGAACGATGAACACCGTATCGTTTCGGGTAACTGGGACGATTTCCACTTTCATTTCGTCGGGCGCTTGCTCTTTCGGCATCCGACGTTGTCGGAAACGGAAATCGTCTCGGCGTATCGGCGTTTCTACCGGCGATTCTATTTTCGGCCCGCGTATTGGCTCGACAGGCTGCGTATCGGCCTGCGACGCGGCACGTTGTGGCGCGACGTCTCGTACTTCCTTTCCAAATTCGTGCTGGATCCACTGCGCAAAAGGTGGGGGGCATGA
- a CDS encoding glycosyltransferase family 39 protein, whose translation MRHLTNRHWLLVFAVAVLWRLGLYIAYTPLGLEPDGLGLGVLFWRPDLLHAVVPDWYETLMPKVAGYWPPFYPLLNSLVGRLFDDPLFAGRVVSALSAGGLAVVLGLIVRRVTREPGADLLAALLMATAPLAVFWDTRVRPETLYLLVYSGSLVFAIDYLGGARRARELAWATALAGIAACVKYEAVVLLPALVWLWVAHLRKKTRREWWLVFPALIPLLLALAWMVTHSPDRVGDYRDLFSGMMLRQFPVWFGLSLAALPSVFMWPVAALTAFGYYILFRERSTRPLAFLFSYLLVAHLATIAVGYNWIARYLVTLAPFIIVPAALGWAGLPPVRWLRWGMAILALAASLYVAPQWLGAERDHWAETVLDGRAVAEIVPPAARCWSDDPYLTPYWAGRDLKTLDDLDEVAAGDFVLLNDFYGALRHKRLVEKSLSRLRQRGSVKILADNTQVYTPLAGDVIDPHHLAAAPDLRALGPWTFWQRQVPIGVRTTLLQFEPTH comes from the coding sequence ATGCGTCACTTGACGAACCGGCACTGGTTGTTGGTTTTCGCCGTCGCCGTACTCTGGCGTCTGGGCCTTTATATCGCATACACACCGCTGGGGCTGGAACCCGACGGCCTGGGGTTGGGCGTATTGTTTTGGCGGCCGGATCTGCTACACGCCGTCGTGCCCGATTGGTACGAGACGCTCATGCCCAAAGTCGCGGGGTATTGGCCGCCGTTCTACCCGCTGCTCAACTCACTGGTCGGGCGCCTCTTCGACGACCCGTTGTTTGCGGGGCGGGTTGTCAGCGCCCTGTCGGCCGGCGGCCTCGCGGTCGTACTCGGGCTGATCGTCCGCCGGGTGACTCGGGAGCCGGGCGCGGACCTGCTTGCCGCGCTACTGATGGCCACGGCGCCGCTGGCGGTGTTTTGGGATACGCGGGTCCGGCCGGAAACCCTCTATTTGCTGGTCTACAGCGGTTCGTTGGTCTTTGCGATCGATTATCTCGGCGGCGCGCGACGCGCTCGAGAATTGGCCTGGGCGACGGCCCTCGCAGGCATCGCGGCCTGCGTAAAATATGAGGCGGTGGTCCTGCTTCCCGCCCTTGTTTGGTTGTGGGTCGCCCACCTGCGCAAAAAAACGCGGCGCGAATGGTGGCTGGTTTTTCCGGCGTTGATTCCCCTTTTGCTGGCGCTGGCATGGATGGTGACCCACAGCCCGGACCGTGTCGGCGATTATCGGGATTTGTTTTCGGGCATGATGCTACGCCAATTCCCGGTGTGGTTCGGACTGTCGCTGGCGGCGCTGCCTTCGGTATTCATGTGGCCGGTGGCGGCGTTGACCGCATTTGGTTACTACATCCTTTTCCGTGAACGCAGCACGCGACCGCTGGCGTTTCTGTTCTCATATCTTCTGGTTGCGCACCTTGCCACAATCGCCGTGGGGTACAACTGGATCGCCCGCTACCTGGTGACGCTGGCGCCCTTTATCATCGTCCCCGCGGCCCTGGGGTGGGCGGGTTTGCCCCCCGTGCGGTGGCTGCGTTGGGGTATGGCGATCCTCGCGCTGGCGGCGTCGCTTTACGTGGCTCCGCAATGGCTGGGGGCCGAGCGGGATCACTGGGCCGAAACCGTATTGGACGGCCGGGCGGTTGCCGAGATTGTCCCGCCGGCGGCGCGGTGTTGGTCGGACGATCCCTATCTCACGCCCTACTGGGCGGGCCGCGACCTGAAAACGCTGGACGACCTCGACGAGGTTGCAGCGGGGGATTTCGTGCTGTTGAACGATTTTTACGGCGCTTTGCGGCACAAGCGGCTGGTTGAGAAATCGCTATCGCGGTTGCGGCAGCGGGGCAGCGTGAAGATTTTGGCGGACAATACGCAGGTCTACACGCCGCTGGCGGGGGATGTCATCGACCCGCACCACCTAGCGGCGGCACCCGATTTGCGGGCGCTCGGCCCATGGACGTTTTGGCAGCGGCAGGTGCCGATCGGCGTGCGGACCACACTGCTTCAGTTTGAGCCAACCCACTGA
- a CDS encoding glycosyltransferase family 2 protein: protein MDLSIVVPAYNESENLPGLLEKLEHFVLMAPCKVEVIVVDDGSTDQSAALLRHESAQRPWLTPMILAGNGGMGAALKAGTSRTHYPLVSWVMADRSDNLDDLLEMRKHLQDGADLVVASRAVFGGSYGELRGAKALGSRYFSAFSRWLLRLPIDDSTNAFRAFRRSIFVELQLQRHDFGISPEMVFRAQALKLHIEQVPTTYSFRRKGQSQFAIIRMGLIYLRLTLRAFLARLGRGD from the coding sequence GTGGACTTATCAATTGTCGTGCCCGCTTACAATGAAAGCGAAAATCTACCTGGCTTGCTCGAGAAGCTGGAGCACTTCGTGCTCATGGCGCCGTGCAAGGTCGAGGTGATTGTCGTCGACGACGGGTCGACCGATCAAAGCGCGGCCCTGCTACGACATGAGAGCGCGCAGCGTCCCTGGCTGACGCCGATGATTCTGGCCGGGAACGGCGGCATGGGCGCCGCACTCAAAGCCGGTACCTCACGAACACATTATCCCCTCGTATCCTGGGTCATGGCCGATCGCAGCGACAACCTCGACGACTTGCTCGAAATGCGCAAACACCTCCAGGACGGAGCCGATCTCGTCGTGGCCAGCCGCGCCGTTTTCGGCGGCAGCTACGGCGAACTGCGTGGCGCCAAAGCGCTGGGCAGCCGCTATTTCTCGGCCTTTTCCAGGTGGTTGTTGCGGCTGCCGATCGACGACAGCACGAACGCGTTTCGCGCATTTCGCCGCAGCATCTTCGTCGAACTGCAACTCCAGCGCCACGACTTCGGCATCTCGCCGGAAATGGTGTTTCGCGCCCAAGCGCTGAAGCTGCACATCGAACAAGTCCCCACGACATACTCCTTTCGCCGCAAGGGACAAAGCCAATTCGCCATCATCCGCATGGGGTTGATCTACCTGCGTTTGACCCTACGCGCCTTTTTGGCCCGGCTCGGCCGGGGGGATTGA
- the dnaA gene encoding chromosomal replication initiator protein DnaA has translation MDLWNRTCDVLSKTIDAKNFTAWIQPLRQAQANQSFLRLSAPNKVVRSWFIKHYLKPATAVLTEITGRAMTIEVGVSNPQMSFDSQVILPKDQAKKTAESPKNGCRRTAKLPNDQYTFENFVVGPSNEFAYAAAKNVAKNPGQGMNPLFIYGGTGLGKTHLLNAVGHRLLRRDSETRLVMVSAERFMNELIGAIQGKRTGAFHRKYRNLDALLIDDIQTIAGKNATQEEFFHTFNTLYENGAQIVLASDQYPRDIPMLEERLCSRFGMGMIADIQVPELETRMAIIRKKALAEKIKINEDVTFYVASRITNNVRELEGALRRIAAYSELHGGKVELDIAKRALRHIIGDPDKPIAVEQVQKTVCEYFNIKQSEMLGARRHKAVAQPRQVAMYLSRKLTNHSFPDIGRKFGGRDHTTVMHAVRKMETQSQVNPELLSMLETLEKTLRNK, from the coding sequence ATGGATTTGTGGAACCGCACTTGTGATGTGCTTTCCAAGACGATTGATGCGAAAAATTTTACCGCGTGGATTCAACCGCTACGTCAGGCGCAGGCTAATCAAAGCTTCTTGCGGTTATCGGCCCCCAACAAGGTCGTCCGCAGTTGGTTTATCAAGCACTATTTGAAGCCTGCAACGGCCGTTTTAACTGAAATCACCGGCCGCGCCATGACCATCGAAGTGGGTGTTTCCAATCCACAAATGAGCTTCGATTCACAGGTCATTCTGCCGAAAGACCAAGCGAAGAAAACCGCCGAGTCGCCCAAAAACGGTTGCCGGCGTACCGCCAAACTGCCCAACGATCAATACACCTTTGAAAACTTCGTCGTCGGCCCGTCCAACGAATTTGCTTACGCCGCGGCCAAGAATGTCGCCAAAAATCCGGGACAGGGAATGAACCCGCTGTTCATTTACGGCGGCACCGGCTTAGGCAAGACGCACTTGCTCAACGCTGTTGGTCATCGCCTGCTGCGACGCGATTCCGAGACGCGACTGGTGATGGTATCAGCCGAGCGCTTCATGAACGAGTTGATCGGCGCGATCCAGGGCAAACGTACCGGCGCGTTCCATCGTAAGTACCGTAATCTCGACGCTCTTTTGATCGATGACATCCAGACCATCGCCGGGAAGAATGCAACGCAAGAAGAATTTTTCCACACCTTTAACACGCTTTATGAAAACGGCGCACAGATCGTTCTAGCCTCCGACCAATACCCGCGCGACATTCCCATGCTCGAAGAGCGCCTGTGCAGCCGTTTCGGTATGGGCATGATTGCCGACATTCAGGTGCCGGAACTTGAAACACGCATGGCCATCATTCGCAAAAAGGCACTGGCCGAGAAAATCAAGATCAACGAGGATGTCACGTTCTACGTCGCCAGCCGCATTACCAATAACGTTCGTGAGCTGGAAGGCGCTTTACGCCGCATTGCCGCCTACAGCGAGTTACACGGTGGAAAAGTCGAGTTAGATATAGCCAAACGCGCTCTGCGCCATATCATCGGAGATCCTGACAAGCCCATTGCCGTCGAGCAAGTACAGAAGACCGTTTGCGAGTATTTCAATATCAAGCAATCCGAGATGCTGGGTGCGCGCCGTCACAAAGCAGTCGCTCAACCGCGGCAGGTCGCCATGTATCTTTCACGGAAATTGACCAATCATTCGTTTCCCGATATCGGCCGCAAATTCGGCGGCCGTGACCACACGACGGTAATGCACGCCGTGCGTAAAATGGAAACTCAATCGCAGGTGAATCCTGAGCTTTTGTCGATGCTGGAAACCCTTGAAAAGACCTTGCGAAACAAATAA
- the dnaN gene encoding DNA polymerase III subunit beta — protein MQFTIAREELLRGLGRAQSVIEKKSTLPILSNVLVEAKGDTVTIVATDLEVGVRSVCEAAVDKDGSITVNAKKLFEICKELETDEIGFKVLSNDWVEITSGAYSSRLVGLAADDFPVLPATDTEKTITLNGSLVAEMIDKTQYAISTNETRYYLNGVYLLIATEDDKKVLRMVATDGHRLSLCDKELPEGFDVDLDGIIVPKKGVVELRKLVGEADGDVTIGFMERTITAKRSDVELIVRLIDGEYPDYRQVIPQGNDKIVTCPQDALTRATRRVAIMATELNKGVKVSLERGAIEISCNNPNLGTAHEQLDATYDGPKLEIGFNARYILDVLGVAASEDILLELSDALSPCVLRTPADSGFLAVIMPMRLE, from the coding sequence ATGCAGTTCACAATAGCTCGAGAAGAACTTCTCCGCGGCCTCGGACGGGCGCAAAGCGTAATCGAGAAAAAGTCGACCCTCCCGATCCTTTCCAACGTGCTCGTGGAAGCCAAAGGCGACACCGTCACGATCGTGGCCACGGATCTGGAAGTCGGCGTTCGGAGCGTTTGCGAAGCAGCCGTCGACAAAGATGGTTCAATTACCGTCAACGCGAAGAAGCTTTTCGAAATATGCAAGGAACTCGAAACCGATGAAATCGGCTTCAAGGTGTTGTCCAACGATTGGGTCGAGATCACTAGCGGTGCGTATTCATCCCGCCTGGTCGGTTTGGCCGCCGATGATTTCCCGGTCCTTCCGGCTACCGATACCGAGAAAACCATCACGCTGAACGGCTCCCTCGTGGCCGAAATGATCGACAAAACGCAATACGCCATCAGCACCAACGAGACCCGCTACTACCTCAACGGCGTCTACCTGCTTATCGCCACCGAGGACGACAAGAAAGTCCTACGCATGGTGGCCACTGATGGGCACCGCTTGAGCCTATGCGACAAAGAACTCCCCGAAGGTTTCGACGTCGATTTGGACGGTATTATCGTGCCGAAAAAAGGTGTCGTGGAACTGCGTAAGCTCGTTGGTGAAGCTGATGGCGATGTGACGATCGGCTTCATGGAACGCACGATCACCGCCAAACGCAGCGACGTGGAATTGATTGTAAGGCTCATCGATGGCGAGTATCCGGATTACCGCCAGGTGATACCGCAAGGCAACGACAAGATCGTAACCTGCCCGCAAGACGCTCTGACGCGCGCTACACGCCGGGTAGCGATCATGGCAACCGAACTGAATAAAGGCGTCAAAGTATCGCTCGAACGAGGGGCGATCGAAATTAGCTGTAACAACCCCAATCTCGGCACGGCGCATGAACAATTGGACGCGACGTATGACGGGCCGAAGTTGGAAATTGGCTTCAACGCAAGATACATCTTAGACGTGTTGGGCGTGGCGGCCAGCGAGGATATCCTCCTTGAGCTGAGCGACGCGTTGTCACCGTGCGTACTTCGTACCCCAGCGGATTCAGGCTTCCTGGCCGTGATTATGCCGATGCGGTTGGAGTGA
- the mgtE gene encoding magnesium transporter, whose protein sequence is MQQTDAGSRRVTLLSDTIRRLIRRRATVNLLKIIKKTHAADLAFVFKQLNTIDGRTLFELLPDPATAADVLSEMEESVREFYLERLNIERLAGIFQEMSTDDAASIMDEIEEEERRNEILALMKDEDSEEVEELLSYGENTAGRIMSPDFFALEETTEARDAIREIRKASEAEMVFYVYVVDEDGRLEGVVSLRELVTVPPEMLLSALMNREIVSVEPHVDQEEVARLVARYNLLAIPVVNDQRRLIGIVTVDDVVDIMRDEATEDILKMVGTSEEDIATKSALRSAWIRLPWLFASWIGGVMAARVIAGFSETLAQMAALAAFIPVVVGMGGNIGIQSASITIRGLATHRIEPGRAWRYVGKEVLVGLLLGVVYGVLLGVVSALLYWGEANSVGLGIATGMGILCSMLLAAVMGSFLPLLFNRMRIDPAVASGPFITTAIDVIGVSAYFLIATLILL, encoded by the coding sequence ATGCAGCAGACTGATGCCGGCTCTCGTCGCGTTACGCTTTTGAGCGACACAATCCGACGCCTTATCCGGCGCCGGGCGACGGTAAATCTGCTTAAAATCATCAAAAAAACTCACGCGGCCGACCTCGCCTTCGTCTTCAAGCAACTCAACACTATCGATGGGCGCACATTATTTGAGTTACTGCCCGACCCGGCCACCGCCGCCGACGTCCTGTCCGAAATGGAAGAATCGGTGCGCGAGTTCTACTTGGAACGACTCAACATCGAACGTCTCGCCGGCATCTTCCAGGAAATGAGCACCGACGACGCCGCTTCCATCATGGATGAAATCGAAGAAGAGGAACGGCGAAACGAGATTCTCGCTCTCATGAAGGACGAAGACTCCGAAGAGGTCGAGGAATTGCTGTCCTACGGCGAAAACACCGCCGGGCGCATCATGAGCCCCGATTTCTTTGCGCTCGAGGAAACCACCGAAGCCCGCGACGCCATCCGCGAAATACGCAAGGCCAGCGAAGCTGAAATGGTCTTCTACGTCTACGTCGTTGATGAAGACGGCCGGCTCGAAGGAGTCGTCAGCTTAAGGGAATTGGTCACTGTGCCGCCGGAAATGTTGCTTAGCGCCCTGATGAACCGCGAAATCGTCAGCGTGGAGCCGCACGTCGACCAAGAAGAGGTCGCCCGTCTCGTCGCCCGGTATAACCTTTTGGCCATTCCGGTCGTCAACGACCAGCGCCGGCTGATCGGTATCGTCACCGTCGACGACGTCGTGGACATCATGCGCGACGAGGCCACCGAAGACATCTTGAAGATGGTCGGTACCAGCGAAGAAGACATCGCCACGAAGTCGGCTTTGCGCAGCGCCTGGATTCGGCTGCCGTGGCTGTTTGCCTCGTGGATCGGCGGCGTGATGGCCGCGCGCGTAATCGCCGGTTTTAGCGAAACGCTCGCGCAAATGGCCGCTTTGGCCGCCTTCATTCCCGTCGTCGTAGGGATGGGCGGCAACATCGGCATTCAATCGGCGTCGATTACGATTCGGGGCTTGGCCACGCACCGCATCGAGCCCGGGCGTGCCTGGAGGTATGTGGGCAAGGAAGTGTTGGTCGGCCTATTGCTCGGCGTGGTGTACGGCGTACTTCTGGGCGTGGTCAGCGCCCTGCTCTATTGGGGCGAAGCCAATAGCGTGGGCCTCGGCATCGCCACCGGTATGGGCATCTTGTGCTCGATGCTGCTCGCCGCGGTCATGGGCTCCTTCTTGCCCCTGCTGTTCAACCGGATGCGAATCGACCCCGCCGTGGCCAGCGGCCCCTTCATCACCACGGCCATCGATGTCATCGGCGTGTCCGCTTACTTTCTGATCGCGACATTGATTCTCCTGTAA
- the recO gene encoding DNA repair protein RecO, whose product MAIPTKRISTPAVILRRYPLGESDRLVVMLTPGNGLVRANAKGQRRSKKRFSGIIDLLYFLDVDLLKRKSDILTMENARLAAAYRPLSEDVMLFAAGFHVAEVAALFASDHHSDPEAFSALTAGLEALCRGADPGRVSRIVELHTLRAAGIAPRLTECAVTDTRFKPTQSVMFDPRHGGAVIPAKAGPMAVKLAPAAREWMTSALAADFAAALALPQNGGVSRQIREATAAMIAFHSGRTMRARRFAESVRQFLRGHRKS is encoded by the coding sequence TTGGCAATCCCAACGAAACGTATTTCCACCCCCGCCGTGATTCTGCGGCGCTATCCTCTGGGCGAGTCGGACCGCCTTGTGGTCATGCTGACGCCCGGCAACGGCCTCGTGCGCGCCAATGCCAAGGGGCAACGCCGATCCAAAAAACGTTTCAGCGGCATCATCGATCTGCTGTATTTTCTCGACGTTGACCTGCTCAAACGAAAAAGCGACATCCTGACCATGGAAAACGCGCGCCTCGCCGCCGCCTACCGACCTTTGTCGGAAGACGTGATGCTTTTCGCCGCCGGTTTTCACGTGGCCGAAGTCGCGGCGCTGTTCGCGTCGGATCATCACAGCGACCCTGAAGCTTTCTCGGCGCTCACCGCCGGTCTCGAAGCCCTTTGCCGTGGGGCCGACCCGGGGCGGGTTAGCCGCATCGTCGAACTGCATACGCTGCGGGCCGCCGGCATCGCGCCGCGTCTGACGGAATGCGCGGTGACCGACACCCGTTTCAAGCCTACCCAAAGCGTCATGTTCGATCCGCGCCACGGTGGCGCTGTTATTCCGGCGAAGGCCGGACCCATGGCGGTGAAACTGGCGCCCGCCGCCCGGGAATGGATGACGTCCGCCCTCGCCGCGGATTTCGCGGCCGCCCTGGCTTTGCCGCAGAACGGAGGAGTGAGTCGTCAGATTCGTGAAGCCACGGCGGCGATGATCGCCTTTCACTCGGGCCGCACGATGCGCGCCCGCCGCTTTGCAGAATCCGTGCGGCAATTTTTGCGCGGGCACCGCAAATCCTGA
- a CDS encoding metallophosphoesterase, which yields MKKHDSAIPRISRRQFLQGAAAGLAFGVGGATAVHAGRHADKQDRYWRFAVISDTHIIDEFYTGPEGSPLDTQTVFQSTDRLLAARETVNAIDPVIDRIFVPGDFIHNYPSHEWEFYFQNRTRIDNAKEIIDGFRMPVHVGFGNHDYDIGDGLSREFTHDLFREKIGIEPYYAVDDRGWKFLHINNFLGETMNEQGDGFNKSIGSFGETQLQWLEAQLQQGRPTFIFLHFPPATCQATEVADFGLFPLMRRYRDTIKMVINGHVHIWLQFADLIGPLNYSMGSTRYNKDAYFLVELDNYLQTYRVLNWDQIRWGTYWTDPYAATKKGR from the coding sequence ATGAAAAAACACGACTCGGCAATACCCCGCATCTCGCGCCGGCAATTTCTGCAAGGCGCCGCAGCCGGTTTGGCTTTCGGCGTGGGCGGTGCGACGGCCGTGCATGCGGGGCGCCACGCGGACAAGCAGGATCGCTATTGGCGTTTCGCGGTGATCTCCGACACGCACATCATCGACGAATTCTACACCGGACCCGAGGGCAGCCCCTTGGACACGCAAACGGTTTTCCAATCCACCGATCGCTTGCTTGCCGCGCGCGAAACCGTCAACGCCATCGACCCGGTCATCGACCGCATATTCGTCCCCGGCGACTTCATTCACAACTACCCGTCGCATGAATGGGAGTTCTATTTCCAAAACCGCACGCGCATCGACAACGCCAAGGAAATAATCGACGGCTTCCGAATGCCGGTTCACGTCGGTTTCGGCAACCACGATTACGACATCGGCGACGGTCTGTCGCGCGAATTTACGCACGACTTGTTCCGCGAGAAAATCGGTATCGAGCCCTACTACGCGGTCGACGACCGCGGTTGGAAGTTCCTGCACATCAATAATTTCCTCGGCGAAACGATGAATGAACAGGGCGATGGGTTCAACAAATCCATTGGCTCATTCGGCGAAACACAGCTTCAATGGCTCGAAGCGCAATTGCAGCAAGGCCGCCCGACCTTCATTTTCCTGCATTTCCCCCCGGCCACCTGTCAGGCCACCGAGGTCGCCGACTTCGGCCTGTTCCCGCTGATGCGCCGGTACCGCGATACGATCAAAATGGTGATCAACGGCCACGTGCATATCTGGCTGCAGTTTGCCGATTTGATCGGCCCGCTTAACTACTCCATGGGTTCAACACGCTACAACAAGGACGCCTATTTCCTCGTGGAACTGGACAACTACCTGCAAACCTACCGAGTGCTGAATTGGGATCAAATTCGCTGGGGCACGTACTGGACCGATCCGTACGCGGCTACGAAGAAAGGACGCTAG
- a CDS encoding (Fe-S)-binding protein yields MDYFAPFDAERCIGCGECFHQCPVMELPLDVARAEVARLDHALPTKHVLQRCTSCFACNFICPEGANPAQRILDRWHEQNRRSGRPARSRYFDPLAEDNFRTHLLGALPAEEKALLRQWTDTSPCEEIFFPGCNIITAPYLMQTKLLGDLNIRGTLAECCGEMYFRAGQFDKLRSVAAHLTAWSRRLGFKKMTLLCTAGWNLFTNVLPRYGAVFDFEVEHLLPRLVERFERGELTVSHPLHLTVTIQESCHAKFFGDQYMDLPRRLLKILGAEVVESRRNRERALCCGIGGGFSASSAYHPWNLTRETLRAWHEAKQTGADAVVSYCAGCLQMLSVGKLSYPTGMPVYHLLELARMATGEKLSRPQGARARRTLGGVVVKQGPLLLSRRRLVD; encoded by the coding sequence ATGGACTATTTTGCGCCCTTTGACGCCGAGCGTTGCATAGGCTGCGGTGAGTGTTTTCACCAATGCCCCGTCATGGAGCTGCCCTTGGACGTAGCACGCGCCGAGGTTGCCCGCCTGGACCACGCCCTGCCGACCAAGCACGTGTTGCAGCGTTGTACGAGTTGTTTCGCCTGCAATTTCATCTGCCCTGAAGGCGCTAATCCGGCGCAACGCATTCTTGACCGCTGGCACGAGCAGAATCGCCGCAGTGGTCGTCCGGCCCGGTCGCGGTATTTCGATCCGCTCGCCGAGGACAACTTCCGTACTCATTTACTCGGGGCATTACCCGCAGAGGAAAAAGCGTTATTGCGTCAATGGACCGACACGTCCCCGTGCGAGGAAATCTTCTTTCCGGGCTGCAACATCATCACCGCGCCCTACTTGATGCAAACCAAACTGCTGGGCGACTTGAACATTCGCGGCACGCTCGCCGAGTGTTGCGGCGAGATGTATTTTCGCGCCGGACAATTCGACAAGTTGCGAAGCGTCGCCGCGCACCTGACAGCCTGGAGCCGCCGTTTGGGCTTCAAGAAGATGACGCTGCTTTGCACGGCGGGATGGAATCTGTTCACCAACGTGCTGCCGCGCTACGGCGCCGTCTTTGATTTCGAGGTGGAGCATTTGCTGCCCCGACTGGTGGAACGATTCGAACGCGGCGAGTTAACTGTCTCGCATCCGCTCCATTTGACGGTGACGATTCAGGAATCGTGTCATGCGAAATTCTTCGGCGACCAATACATGGATCTACCTCGGCGGCTTCTGAAAATCTTGGGCGCCGAAGTCGTCGAATCCCGCCGCAACCGGGAGCGCGCCCTGTGTTGCGGCATCGGCGGAGGGTTCAGCGCCTCTTCGGCTTATCACCCATGGAACTTGACGCGGGAGACCTTGCGGGCGTGGCACGAGGCAAAGCAAACCGGCGCGGATGCTGTGGTCTCCTACTGTGCCGGGTGCCTGCAAATGCTCAGTGTCGGCAAATTGAGTTACCCGACCGGCATGCCGGTTTACCACTTGCTGGAGCTGGCGCGGATGGCCACGGGCGAGAAACTGTCGCGGCCGCAAGGGGCGCGAGCCCGGCGCACGCTTGGCGGTGTGGTCGTCAAACAGGGGCCGTTATTGCTCTCGCGGCGGCGGCTGGTCGACTAA